A part of Aegilops tauschii subsp. strangulata cultivar AL8/78 chromosome 2, Aet v6.0, whole genome shotgun sequence genomic DNA contains:
- the LOC109745917 gene encoding glycosyltransferase BC10-like, with protein sequence MKQLKPRRVGAGDEEAAAGVVVPPAPRKDYCCWSSWCLLKALTLLLVLLTGVLIGFGASANISRYYYYTLLTGTSTSSSSPPSLISSNSPTPPSTLAMSSEQHISQPFMSFVHPGSPEGHSMTDAELFWRASMVPRVEEYPYQRVPKVAFLFLTRGPLPFARLWERFFRGHEGLYSVYVHALPEYVLNVSATSPFYGRQIPSRDVSWGSITLVDAEKRLLANALLDHSNQRFVLVSESCVPVFNFPTVYEYLINSAHSYVESYNIDVPQCAGRYNPRMAPDVTEQQWRKGSEWFELSRELAVDIVADRRYYHVFRMHCTPSCYPDEHYIPTYLHLVHGPRNANRTITWVDWSRGGPHPARYGKASVTKEFIQAIRNNGTQCLYNGRPTTVCYLFARKFAPSALGTLINLTTTLLDF encoded by the coding sequence ATGAAGCAGCTCAAGCCTCGGCGAGTGGGCGCCGgggacgaggaggcggcggcgggggtggTGGTGCCGCCGGCGCCGCGCAAGGACTACTGCTGCTGGTCGTCGTGGTGCCTTTTGAAGGCCTTGACCCTGCTGCTGGTGCTCCTCACGGGCGTGCTCATCGGCTTCGGCGCCAGCGCCAACATCTCCCGCTACTACTACTACACCTTGTTAACGGGCACGAGCACGTCGTCTagctcgccgccgtcgctgatctcGAGCAAcagcccgacgccgccgtcgACGCTGGCCATGTCGTCGGAGCAGCACATCAGCCAGCCGTTCATGTCGTTCGTGCACCCGGGGTCGCCGGAGGGGCACTCGATGACGGACGCGGAGCTCTTCTGGCGCGCCTCCATGGTGCCGCGGGTGGAGGAGTACCCGTACCAGCGGGTGCCCAAGGTGGCGTTCCTGTTCCTGACGCGCGGGCCGCTGCCGTTCGCCCGGCTGTGGGAGCGCTTCTTCCGGGGGCACGAGGGGCTCTACTCGGTGTACGTGCACGCGCTGCCGGAGTACGTGCTCAACGTGTCGGCGACGTCGCCCTTCTACGGCAGGCAGATCCCCAGCCGGGACGTGTCGTGGGGGTCCATCACCCTCGTCGACGCCGAGAAGCGGCTGCTCGCCAACGCTCTCCTCGACCACTCCAACCAGCGGTTCGTGCTGGTGTCGGAGAGCTGCGTGCCGGTGTTCAACTTCCCGACGGTGTACGAGTACCTCATCAACTCGGCGCACAGCTACGTGGAGTCGTACAACATCGACGTGCCGCAGTGCGCGGGGCGGTACAACCCGCGGATGGCCCCCGACGTGACGGAGCAGCAGTGGCGCAAGGGGTCGGAGTGGTTCGAGCTCAGCCGCGAGCTGGCGGTGGACATCGTGGCGGACCGGCGCTACTACCACGTCTTCCGCATGCACTGCACCCCCTCCTGCTACCCCGACGAGCACTACATCCCGACCTACCTCCACCTCGTGCACGGGCCGCGCAACGCCAACCGGACCATCACATGGGTCGACTGGTCACGCGGCGGCCCGCACCCGGCCCGCTACGGCAAGGCCTCCGTCACAAAGGAGTTCATACAGGCCATACGCAACAACGGCACCCAGTGCCTCTACAACGGACGGCCCACCACCGTGTGCTACCTCTTCGCAAGAAAGTTCGCGCCCAGCGCGCTCGGCACGCTCATCAACCTCACCACCACCCTACTCGACTTCTGA